The Musa acuminata AAA Group cultivar baxijiao chromosome BXJ2-5, Cavendish_Baxijiao_AAA, whole genome shotgun sequence genomic interval tcatcacctgaTGATGCGAAGTAGAGAAATTGTTTGGGCACCAACGTAAAGCCTTTCGGCGCATATTGGAGTCATCATCAACGCACAACACATTGTTGCACGGCCCCATCCATCTACTACATCACCCTATGTATGAATAGATATAAGCATATCATGACGTGAATCAATAATataaaaagatttaaataaattataaaaaaaaataagacgtgttagtattaaatattttgaactcACGTTTTAGCTTCAGTAAATTAACGATGAATGAGCACAAAATGAGTCTATATATACTTTAGAGAAGAAATGAAACCTGCTtagagacgaagggagcttccgcAACAACGAAGCTACGTGGAAGTATATGGCCAACATGCATGTCTTCCTCCGCATGCCCTCGCTGAACTGTTCTCAAATTAAAAAagccaaaacaaaaacaaaaaacagaaaCCTGGCAACGACACTGATCACGGTGGACTCGACCAGCTCGCACTTGTCAGCGGCCACCGTCCTACCTTAGCGCATGATCCCTGTGTGGACTCTGAGTAGGTACGGACGATCAACCACAATGACCCAATCTTATTAGTTTATTAACTGTTGTCCAGAATCATACTTGCCTGCACATACATTACTGGCTAAATCTTACAGCAGCTCTGGAATCTTAAACTAGACGACAACATTCCAACCTGGGCAATTGTTGGGCGGAGTGTAGACGACAATACCGAGAGCGTTTTGGTTAACCTGATGAATAATCTGCACAAGGAGAAGGAGCAGCGAAGTTTCAGTGGGTCGATGAGTCGAGTCCAGTTCAGGAAGTGAGATCTGTGCCATCTTTGATGCTTCGGTTCTGGATCTACTGTTGACTTGGAATTCTATCTAAGATCTTACTTGGTTGACTTGCCACTGTTCTTGATGCAAGTTCTTTGTACTTGTGCAAGCGAAATGCACATCCAATCATGGAAATGACTTGATTTCTGCTTGAGAAAGCAAACACGAAGGAAATCTGGAGTTGAGATACGAAGTACTACGGCCCAAGTGATGGGGTTATCGTCATCGATGCACTGGTTTTCCGGTAGGCCTACTTTGCAACGTTGGAAGCTATGTTATTTCCTCGTGATCGCATGGCCTCATCGTCTCCTGGAGCGGAGGGGTCCATCCATCGAGACCGCGAGATCTTGTCGTGATTCGTGCACGACTCTGATGGTGGCCGTGGATGCGTCTTCCATTTGAGCTCCGGCGGATGCTGGGAATTAGATGGGGTGACTTTTCATAGTTTATTTCTTTCACTTCTTAGACGCATTCTCTCTTCGACACCGCACGTGTCGGGTAACTTTTCCGATGTATAAATTGGTCAATGATGAGACTatattcttttttccttctctctCATTTCTTTTAATCaaagcatagatgaaggatacgGACCGTAATAGTAGACGACGATGGTTTATATTTCCCTTTTAATAAAGGATATCAATCATCCCAACACTTTCGATCATAAGGCTTCTCATAAGAGAGAATGTCTGTATGTTGACGTATTCTACCTACATAAATAATGGTGATAATGTTTTACAGTGTGTGCTCTCGGAGTCCGTTTATTTTTCTCGTTTATTTAATGTTATACATACAAGAACAGtatcatataaataaaaaataaaaaaacatgatTAATTTATGTAGGTAGTCCTGTTATCATCACGTGTAATAAGCCTCCTCTTCTCCACCATGTCAAGAGCTTCCATGAACCTTCCCAGCATTACGAGACAAAAAAGTCATCGCCCTCCTGAAAGCCACGCATCGAGAGCGTCCCGTGCTTCATTGTACGACCTTTGGACGCATGTATCTTAATTTTTGTGAGATCTTGATAGCTACATCCATGATTTGAAAGCACTGTTTCAACAGTGTAGCCAAAGCACTTATTGGCTCCTATGATATCATCTGTCAGTTCTGCCTATAAGTAAATTGGTCCATAGATATAACACCATATGCATGCCAAAATGTAAGTAGCTTTTGACGCTTCATGGACTACTAGTCTGTCTAATTGATTAGTTGGTCATGTGAGACAGAAATAAGAAGGGAAAACCAGTCTTGAATCCATTGTTCACATCCCCAAACAAAACATGACTAGTTGCTGTCATTGCCACAATCGGTTGCACCCCACCTTGGCCTGTAGCGTCCAATGACTTGATCCGATCGACTCGTGTATCGAATTTTAATTTCTACATTGCCAACCACTAATTCTCGAAAAATCATTGAACCGAGTCAAGATTGATGGACTCGATCAGATCTTATTCAAATAATCAAGTTTATCGCTGCCGTGCATTATCGGCCGTGTGCGGAGATGGCGGTGACGACGAGGACAGCTCACCGACCGCATTCCCTCCCGTCCCATAGATCCCCACCGTCGAAGCTCATATCGTACGTCCCGGAGCGATCGGGTACCGAGTCGCAGCGCCCCCGCACGAGCGCAACGCAGCCACGAAAACATCGGATCCGCTGCTCACAGGTGCACCACACGTGCTGCGTCCCGCCGCACCTCGCTAGGCGACATATTAATCGTTTTTATCTTTCGACGTAATAACATCAGGCTGGTTTTTTTATCTTCTTCCGTTGCACCTCTCGCCACTAAATCTCGAGCATGGAACAAACCATAAATGAAGCACCAAAATTCCTTTTTTTACCTTGAATACGTTCACTGAAAATTAATAATCTCTTACCTATGGTTTCCAGCCTACAGTTTTTCCACTGGAGGAAGGATGCAATCATGGGGCCAAAAGGGTCGCTTCCACCTCCAATCACTAGTGTGGTAGAAGGACGAGTACCGCACGAGGTGTCATTAAGAATGTAATCACGTAAAGCATTGAGCGTACACACTTCGGCCATCGGGTATTAAAACACGGCCGAGAGAGCAGCGATAGCGGAGAGACAACCGGCGTCCGCCGTGCCCTTGCTCTCTCTTCGCTATCGAtctcttcatctctctctctttgaTTCTATTTTCGTGCGTGTTTCCTCTGCTTCATTATAAACTAGCAAGATGGATTCCTCCTTCCCTCCATTTTTTTACTCCCTGTGTGGCGCAGGTTGTTCTTCATCTGGAGATCTCCGCCTTCGAAGCTGCGTCTCTCCTTCGCCTTCGACCCTCCCCCTCCCCGTCGCCCCTTAAATACCTTCGCCCACTCCCTCCTAACCActtccgctctctctctctctctctctctctctctctctctctctctctctctcacacatctTGTGTTGCTGATACGACTGGTTATAGATGATGGCTCAGAAGCCACTAATGCTCAAGGATTACCTTGAGCTGGAGTGGAATTCCGAGTCCAGTGGCGCTGGGTTCCGGTGCGTCCCGCGTCGAGCCAACGACGACGCCACCGTACGTTACCTACTGGAGGCGGACCTCCGCGGTGGTGGGGGAAGGAAGCTGCCGCGGACACCATCCATGAGCGCTTTGACGAAGATCTCCGCTGTATTCAACGCCGTTAGGCTTCTACCCTTCGCCGCagccgcctcctcctccccagACTCTGGCAGATCCAGGCAGGAGGGATCTCCGTCAAGAAGCCTCTCGGAGAGGCTGAAGGGAAGTTTCTggagaaggaaaggaaaagagggagaggagaacagGGCGAAGGTGAGGGACATCGTACGTCTGAGATCGTTTGAGGAGGAGACTGGCGACGACCGGGCGTCGTTCGACTTCCCGTCCCCGGTCgtcagcagctgcagcagcttcTCAGAGTCCGACTCCTATGGCTCGGGCTTCCTTCCGTCCTCCATTGCCAGTTCCGAAACCACTGACGACGCGGCCACCACCGACACCACCGGAGACGTCAAGAAGCACTCACCGCGAACAAGCCCAAGTCGCAACACCAATGGGCTGAACATCATCGCCGAGGTCGCCGAAGCGAGCGTCGCCGGCCACCGCTGGGCGGCCAAGGTGAGGGGTTGTTATTTTATTTATTGCGCTTCAATTATTTGCACCCGTCGCACCTCTCTCAGTAATCAACATCAGGGCCCCACGAAATGAGCGGTTGAGATGGTTGATGAGGCTTGGGTCCCGCCTCTCAGCTTTCCACATCACCGTTTGTACGGTGGTCCCGCTCCTTTCACAACCCCTTTTCTTACCTTTACCGCTGTTTGAATTTGACGCATTCAGACTTTACAACCGCGAATTCTCTGTCTGCCCTTTCTATCTTGCTGAAGCAAGAACCATATAGGCAGTGGTGGATGAGAAACACAACCAAAACGGTCCCTGAAATATCGATTGAAGTGAAAGTTGACAAAAAGAAAGGGCCAGTCTTTTAATGGTTGCGAGATCTGTCGTCTGCTTTATATAAAAAGCTGGAACTACACGGAGTTGGTCGGTGGATGAGGAGGACCTGAGCCAAGCTCGAGAGGTACAGTAGAGTGAAAAGCTTTGTAGTCTTTCACTTGGTCTACGACGAGTCATGGTGAGTACAATTAGGCCAAATCTACGGGTTTTGTTGGACGGTTGTGGGAATTCTTTTTCTTCCAAAAGTCGATGGATGAGGTCCGCTTTAGAGGTGACCTCGACCGCGCGTGCTCCGCTTTTTTTTGGCTTTGCCGATGCACCAATTCGAACGCCCACGTCGCCTTGGCCTTCGCTTCACGCCTTCATCCGTACCTTCTTGTCTTTTCATGAATCATTCTCATTGGCATTTTCACATGCGGAAAACAGGCAACGGAGAGCCAGAGCGAGGAGTCGCCGGAATGCCACTCGGAGGAGAAGGAACAGCTGAGTCCGTTGTCTGTGATGGACTTCCCAtccgaagaagacgaagaagaagaagaagaggatgacaCCACGTCGCCTTCCTTCCATCACAGCCTCGCTAAACTCGAAAGTACGTGACTTATCTTTCTTCTCTACTCGGATTTAAAGTTGCAGTGTCATTTCCGTCGGCTCAGTACCCAAAAAAGCAAGTTGTCTTCTATTAATCCATCTAGAAAAGCAGCCATGTCGATggcatatatatgtaaatatattagAAGTTGAGACGGTGCTCTCAGGCGCCTATCGCCACGCACTTGCCGTTGATTACAAGGCAACTTGGGTCCTTGCGTTCCGCCGGAATCTTCTCCCTTTGTCTTTTGACCTGTGGACGCGAGCCCAAAATGCCAACCGCAGCCGTAAATAATAATCCCATCCTGTTCCAGTCTTCTTTATGATCTTATTATTCGTCCCTCGTTAGATGGTAGGTTTTGCCTCACGTGCTTCTTCAACTACAGTAAGGCGTCCGACAAAGAAGATGACTGTTGCCCCTCTGTATATGTTGGTAAAATAAGAACAGCTCGCTGCGACACCTAACGTGGATGGATCGTTTGTGGGTACAGGAACGAAGCTGCAGCTGTTGCAGAAGATCAGACGGTTCGAGTGCCTCGCCGATCTGGACCCGATCGATCTCGACCGTCACTTCGCCTCGTCTGATGACCGCTCCGAATCCACCGACTGCGTCGCGTTATCCGACGTTGACGAAGAGGAGGCGGACGTGAGGGGCTTACGAGAGAAGAAGGCTTGGGGCCTACTGGGAGAACTAAAGAACGACTTCCACGTAGGCCCGGGAACGTGCGTCGAGAAGGTCTTGGTGGACTTCTTCATCCAGGGGCTGACCTCCTCGGGCGACGACGCTGTTCCCGGCCGCCCGTCCTGGTGGAGGAACTCCATCCTGCGCCGTGATCCGGCAGAGCGGCCGATGTTGGAAACTTCGAGGGATTGGATCGAGGGGAAGGGCTGCCGCGATCTGGACGACTACCACGGGGAGGCGACGCTGAGGGAGATGGAGAGGAACGGGCGGTGGATTTgcttcgaggaggaggaggaggcggcggatgTGGAGGACCTGGTGCTGGGGTCCCTGATGGAGGAGTTGGTGGTGGACTTAGCATCAGATTGAATGAAGATTCCAACTTGTGGTGGCGGTGACGGCTGTTGTAATAAATTAGTTGGTGAAGTCGTTGAGGAAGTTAACGTTCCATATATGTCGCGGGTACATACAGAGGCAGAGGGAGGCTGCAAAGCCCGCCAATTTTGGGTGACGAGAAGACATCGAATGGCGGGCGGCAGAAATGTTCTCTATACATTTCCAATTTGGTCTCTACCTTCTTTTAGGCCGCACGTACTTGGAACGACGACTCTAATTCGAACCATTTCAATTCTATTACTTTGCTGGCGGTGGATTTGGCCTAGCAAGAAGGCTTAGCCCCGGCCTTATTAGCAATCCATGACAAGCACTCCTTGAACTCCGACGGTGGCGTTATGGTCGTATAATTGGCATACCTACATCGACCCACCTCTTGTACTTTCATCAGATTTCAGGAATCAATCAGACTTGCATCAAAACTTCACTGCTGAGCGTGAGGCATTCATGGTCTTCGGAGTTTTCATCAGATTCAGCGAATCGATCGGATTTATTGTACACCATATCTATTTGGTGTGCAAAGAGAGTCCCCACATCAGATTCCTGTTCTTTCTTCGTAGATCTCGCGCAAAATAAACCCTCGACCAACCACGCCTTCATGCGGACCTTCACTCAGATGGCCCCATGAAGCTGCCCCTACTTCACCTTCTCGCCAAAGGATGATGGGACAAAACCTTTCTGCCTCGGGTCGCAGGGCGGCCGCCGCCGACACCCAACCACCGTATCTTCCTTTACGACTCACGCCATTCTTTGCTACCTGGAAGTCGCCTTGACACAGACGGATAACATGCACTGTCCTCCAACAGCTGCCATAGATGTCCGATGTATGTCTTCGGCAAAGTGCGGTCTCTTTCAGATCCACGTCTGGGAATACCGCTACCACTGTTGAAGGCCGGGACAACCAAATGACACGTGAATTTTCTTACGAATGGTGATCCTTTGATGTCCGAAGTCGGAGATGCATGTTTTCGATGTTACATGAAATGGATCACATGTGCAAAGTAAGGGAAAGAATTAATATGGATTGGTTTCAGCAACTCATGATGATATCAATGGCAGTAGTACAGTATTCTAGGCATGGATGTATTCATTAAAATTGCCAGGACAAGAATGAAGGACTCAAAATctatatcttattattttttatggtGTTAATTGAGCCTAAGGACTTCAAATATCTATCATTTCGACGTAGATGTTGTTATAATAGCTTATTTAATTGTCTTCTTTGCGAAGGATTACAACTCAAGAGGcttatgctcctcaaatctcgttAGAAAGACATAAAGTCGTTTATGGATAAGTTTAAGAAGTGACTTTGTGTGCCTCATATGGATGTCATCTCTTCCAAAACTTGCTTTTagtttctctctcttctctctgtaTCACCGTAGTAACATTGTCGAGCTTTTGCGTAAATTGCACTGAAGCGTTCAGCGATCTCCGCTGGTGTGGGTCCTGCACATTTAATTGTCTCCCGTGGGCGGAGGATCCATCTGGGGGAAGACTTGATCCGAGTACGTAAAGCTGAACACAGCCTTTTGGAGACCCCAATGGGCGGGGAACATCTTAACGTACGTGTGGTGTTATTATGCGCGTCTTTGATTGGGGTTGCAGAGCTTCATCCATGAGCAAAAAGATGCGATCCCTGTATGCTTCCGAGGCCTTCTTGCAGTCACAGCATTACCCGTGTCGTCGCATTGCAGACTCATTATGTGGAGGGTTTCACATTCTGTCAGAAGAATACCTGAACACAGCTAGTTTTGGCGAATCCAGCTTAAGATTTTACTCTTGGAGTTTATTGCCGAAGCAGAGTTTTACCGATCCTAATGATTTCAGAATATTTTCGACAAGACTAACCCAAACTGATATGATTTGTTGCTGCACTTTCTGATACTTAAGTGCTTTATTTTGCATGTTTTTTTATTCGagggaaaataaataaataaatagataaaagtagagCACTCTATGGCAGTGGAAGTTTATCTGCACATGCAACCAAGAagacaaataataatatatcaattccCATATGCAATCTGGTAGAAAGGAAAACATTCTTTCCCAAGATTAAGGGGAA includes:
- the LOC135612296 gene encoding uncharacterized protein LOC135612296, translated to MMAQKPLMLKDYLELEWNSESSGAGFRCVPRRANDDATVRYLLEADLRGGGGRKLPRTPSMSALTKISAVFNAVRLLPFAAAASSSPDSGRSRQEGSPSRSLSERLKGSFWRRKGKEGEENRAKVRDIVRLRSFEEETGDDRASFDFPSPVVSSCSSFSESDSYGSGFLPSSIASSETTDDAATTDTTGDVKKHSPRTSPSRNTNGLNIIAEVAEASVAGHRWAAKATESQSEESPECHSEEKEQLSPLSVMDFPSEEDEEEEEEDDTTSPSFHHSLAKLERTKLQLLQKIRRFECLADLDPIDLDRHFASSDDRSESTDCVALSDVDEEEADVRGLREKKAWGLLGELKNDFHVGPGTCVEKVLVDFFIQGLTSSGDDAVPGRPSWWRNSILRRDPAERPMLETSRDWIEGKGCRDLDDYHGEATLREMERNGRWICFEEEEEAADVEDLVLGSLMEELVVDLASD